The Nocardia arthritidis genome has a window encoding:
- a CDS encoding GNAT family N-acetyltransferase — translation MYAQPFTFETGEPAAIITRVTDTEWHAAVDGRVVGSADVARRPDGRRFVSVDAWHATVFDQLATAVRAELPRPLYTVVDEVESDLIAGWRRAGFAPSRREWEYSVPTDPAITGLDATAPPPGVTITAAADHPLRALDRAIRDEVEATVGWHSMPAEVLPRRDGDTVVDPSKYAVAVRSGRYIGLIRVVRAIRQPRIGLIAVLAAEQRTGVARALLAHALGALHRDGRGPAYAEVNESNTAATALFDSIGARRVGSNLELVLR, via the coding sequence ATGTACGCACAACCTTTCACATTCGAAACAGGCGAGCCCGCCGCCATCATCACGCGGGTCACCGACACCGAGTGGCATGCCGCGGTGGACGGCCGGGTGGTCGGCAGCGCCGATGTGGCCCGCAGGCCGGACGGGCGGCGCTTCGTCAGCGTCGACGCCTGGCACGCAACGGTATTCGACCAACTCGCCACGGCCGTGCGGGCTGAACTGCCACGGCCGCTCTACACCGTGGTGGACGAGGTCGAATCCGACCTGATCGCGGGCTGGCGGCGGGCGGGCTTCGCGCCCAGCCGCCGCGAGTGGGAGTATTCCGTGCCCACCGATCCGGCGATCACCGGACTCGACGCCACCGCACCGCCGCCGGGGGTCACGATCACGGCCGCCGCGGACCATCCGCTGCGGGCATTGGACCGGGCCATCCGCGATGAAGTCGAAGCCACCGTCGGCTGGCACAGTATGCCCGCCGAAGTGCTGCCCCGCCGCGACGGCGACACCGTCGTCGACCCGTCGAAATACGCTGTCGCGGTGCGATCGGGCCGCTATATCGGGTTGATTCGCGTGGTGCGGGCGATCCGGCAGCCGCGCATCGGCCTTATCGCGGTCCTGGCCGCGGAGCAACGCACCGGTGTGGCGCGGGCGCTCCTGGCGCACGCGCTCGGCGCATTGCACCGGGACGGTCGCGGCCCGGCGTACGCCGAAGTGAACGAATCCAACACCGCCGCAACGGCACTCTTCGACAGCATCGGCGCCCGGCGCGTCGGCAGCAACCTGGAACTGGTGCTGCGATGA
- a CDS encoding class I SAM-dependent methyltransferase produces MTETSSSSDESSRQSSRYEGDAWDLSSSVGATATMAAAVRAIATRADRRLIDDPFAEPLVRAVGVDLLTRLATGEAPPDELVGQIWIDAAKVRTKFYDEFFLDATNAGITQVVILASGLDSRAYRLPWPPGTVVYEIDQPQVVEFKTRTLAEFGAAPTAERRVVAVDLRDDWPNALRDKGFDPSRPTAWSAEGLLGYLPPEVQDRLLDTITELSAPGSRVATESRPNPRPGEEDKTKESLRRISERWRAQGFDTDMARLRYYGARNEAAPYLTARGWALTGINVRDLFSANDLPPLTDDMRMGDVLYVSGTLGNGQ; encoded by the coding sequence ATGACCGAGACCTCGTCATCCAGCGACGAAAGTTCAAGGCAGTCCAGCAGATACGAGGGCGACGCCTGGGACCTGTCATCCAGTGTGGGCGCGACCGCGACCATGGCCGCGGCGGTCCGGGCGATAGCGACTCGCGCGGACCGTCGGCTCATCGACGACCCGTTCGCCGAACCGCTCGTCCGGGCGGTCGGCGTCGACCTCCTCACCCGGCTGGCGACCGGCGAAGCGCCACCCGACGAGTTGGTCGGGCAGATCTGGATCGACGCGGCCAAGGTGCGGACGAAGTTCTACGACGAGTTCTTCCTCGACGCCACGAACGCCGGCATCACCCAGGTCGTGATCCTGGCCTCGGGACTCGATTCCCGCGCGTACCGGCTGCCGTGGCCGCCCGGCACCGTGGTGTACGAGATCGACCAGCCGCAGGTCGTCGAATTCAAGACCCGCACGCTGGCCGAGTTCGGCGCCGCACCCACCGCCGAACGCCGGGTGGTCGCGGTCGATCTGCGTGATGATTGGCCGAACGCATTGCGCGACAAAGGATTCGACCCGTCCCGGCCGACCGCGTGGAGCGCCGAGGGGCTGCTCGGCTACCTGCCACCCGAGGTGCAGGACCGCCTGCTGGACACCATCACCGAACTCAGCGCGCCGGGCAGCCGGGTGGCCACCGAAAGCAGGCCCAACCCGCGCCCCGGCGAGGAGGACAAGACGAAGGAAAGCCTGCGGCGCATCTCAGAACGCTGGCGCGCGCAGGGTTTCGACACCGACATGGCGAGGCTGCGATATTACGGCGCCCGCAACGAAGCGGCCCCCTACCTGACCGCGCGCGGTTGGGCGCTGACCGGCATCAACGTCCGGGACCTGTTCTCCGCCAACGATCTTCCGCCCCTGACGGACGATATGCGCATGGGCGATGTGCTCTACGTCAGCGGCACCCTCGGCAACGGGCAATAA
- a CDS encoding TIGR03086 family metal-binding protein: protein MTNCFEGIVARFLLSSNEFGEKLRAIRPEQWCWPTPCSAWNVRQLVNHVTRGNLNYVGLVDGGTRAEFLRLRDADALGSDPADAYTRSVRLCAEAFTRPGALRQILDYPLGRVTGEQALAVRTTDNTIHTWDLARAIDTADTLDTSLISWIDHHLDEIYAGLSETPTAADTTHRFFAAPEGTPEHDATQQNRLLHRMGRNPNRTPF from the coding sequence GTGACCAACTGTTTCGAGGGAATCGTCGCTCGGTTCCTGCTGTCCAGCAACGAGTTCGGGGAGAAATTGCGCGCGATCCGGCCCGAGCAGTGGTGCTGGCCGACTCCGTGTTCGGCGTGGAATGTGCGCCAGCTGGTCAATCACGTGACCCGCGGGAACCTCAACTACGTCGGGCTCGTCGACGGAGGCACCCGCGCGGAATTCCTGCGGCTGCGCGACGCCGACGCGCTGGGCTCGGACCCGGCGGACGCCTACACCCGATCCGTGCGGCTGTGTGCCGAGGCGTTCACCCGTCCCGGCGCGCTGCGGCAGATCCTCGACTACCCGCTGGGCCGGGTGACCGGCGAACAGGCGCTCGCGGTCCGGACCACCGACAACACCATCCACACCTGGGATCTCGCGCGCGCCATCGACACGGCGGACACCCTCGACACCTCCCTGATCTCGTGGATCGACCACCACCTCGACGAGATCTACGCCGGACTGTCCGAAACCCCCACCGCTGCCGACACAACGCACCGCTTCTTCGCGGCCCCCGAAGGCACGCCCGAACACGATGCGACACAACAGAATCGGCTACTGCACCGAATGGGCAGGAACCCGAACAGAACCCCGTTCTGA
- a CDS encoding LLM class flavin-dependent oxidoreductase, with protein sequence MKIVIGLPNHIAGVPGPVIGEWVRRAGRRGFAGVGTIDRLVYPSLDSIVALGIAAGAGADLELVTNILLAPLYQPTVLAKQLASLADVAGDRLVIGVGVGSREDDYAAAGVDFAARGRILDEQIAIMRRAWRGEPVADGTPLCPAPVRIPLLVGGKSNATVRRATTLGDGWVAGALRDYPDQSAFADRIRAGWKEAGRPGDPVIHASVNFAIGDDDIAQAGREHLGRYYGFNPAYAQLNVDDMLTDAADARETVRAYRDLGFDRLIFHPTVTSVEQVDRLADAIL encoded by the coding sequence ATGAAAATCGTCATCGGCCTGCCGAATCACATCGCCGGTGTGCCCGGCCCGGTCATCGGTGAATGGGTCCGCCGCGCCGGGCGGCGCGGGTTCGCGGGTGTCGGCACCATCGATCGTCTCGTATATCCGAGTCTGGACTCGATCGTCGCGTTGGGGATCGCCGCCGGAGCCGGTGCGGACCTCGAATTGGTGACCAATATCCTGCTGGCGCCGCTGTATCAGCCGACGGTGCTGGCCAAACAACTCGCGAGCCTGGCCGATGTCGCGGGGGACCGGCTCGTCATCGGTGTCGGCGTCGGTTCGCGGGAAGACGACTATGCCGCCGCGGGCGTCGATTTCGCCGCCCGCGGTCGCATCCTCGACGAACAGATCGCGATCATGCGCCGGGCGTGGCGCGGCGAACCCGTCGCCGACGGCACGCCGTTGTGTCCCGCGCCGGTGCGGATTCCATTGCTCGTCGGTGGCAAATCGAATGCCACGGTGCGGCGGGCGACCACCCTCGGTGACGGTTGGGTCGCCGGTGCGCTGCGCGACTATCCGGACCAGTCGGCGTTCGCCGACCGGATCCGGGCCGGTTGGAAAGAGGCGGGCCGACCCGGTGATCCCGTGATCCACGCTTCGGTGAACTTCGCGATCGGCGACGACGATATCGCTCAGGCGGGACGCGAACATCTGGGCCGCTACTACGGATTCAACCCCGCATACGCCCAGCTCAACGTCGACGACATGCTCACCGACGCCGCCGACGCCCGCGAAACCGTCCGCGCCTACCGCGATCTCGGCTTCGACCGGCTGATCTTCCACCCCACGGTGACATCGGTCGAGCAGGTCGACCGCCTCGCCGACGCGATCCTCTGA
- a CDS encoding CGNR zinc finger domain-containing protein, whose amino-acid sequence MIDAEPLIGEPLALDLVNTRSAVGDLLETPAQLAHWLRLQTERIPGATGRPTRDDLAMVRAVREHTTTALEALLHARRPPAAALRALDEARSAAPATPHLEWNGRSVVSVVRRNGSPGARLAAVLADAAADLLTDPRITELRRCAADDCVLLFLPNHPRRQWCSPERCGNRARVARYYQRHKPAPNP is encoded by the coding sequence GTGATTGATGCCGAACCGCTGATCGGTGAGCCGCTGGCGCTGGACCTGGTCAACACCCGATCCGCCGTCGGCGACCTACTGGAAACGCCCGCGCAACTGGCACATTGGCTGCGGTTGCAAACCGAGCGGATACCCGGAGCCACCGGCCGCCCGACCCGGGACGACCTGGCGATGGTGCGGGCCGTGCGCGAGCACACCACCACCGCGCTCGAAGCTCTGCTGCACGCCCGCCGACCACCCGCCGCCGCCTTGCGCGCGCTCGACGAGGCCCGATCCGCCGCACCCGCCACCCCGCACCTGGAATGGAACGGCCGATCCGTCGTCTCCGTCGTCCGCCGCAACGGATCACCCGGCGCCCGCCTCGCCGCGGTCCTCGCCGACGCGGCCGCCGACCTGTTGACCGACCCCCGCATCACCGAACTCAGGCGCTGCGCCGCCGACGACTGCGTCCTGCTGTTCCTCCCCAACCATCCACGCAGACAATGGTGTTCACCCGAACGCTGTGGCAACCGAGCCCGCGTCGCCCGCTACTACCAACGCCACAAGCCCGCCCCGAACCCCTAG
- a CDS encoding alpha/beta fold hydrolase, protein MVELPRVRYGRVDVDGVDVFYRESVPERPDAPVLLLLHGFPSASHQFRRLIDVLGAEYRLVAPDYPGFGNTVAPTDFEYSFDRLAEVVDGFVRRLGLSRFAMYVFDFGAPVGFRLAARDPERITGLVVQNGNAYEAGLSDGAREFIALRPGRDGAEDTIRGLLTLDGTRGQYEHGVTETALLSPDGWTLDQHYLDLPGRVEAQLALAFDYHSNVAAYPRWQSWLRQHTPPTLIVWGANDPFFPAPGAHAYLADLPDAELHLFDTGHFALETHLAEIAPLIADFLDRHSVRP, encoded by the coding sequence ATGGTCGAGCTGCCTCGGGTCCGGTACGGTCGCGTCGATGTCGACGGCGTCGATGTGTTCTACCGGGAGTCGGTGCCGGAGCGCCCGGACGCGCCGGTGTTGTTGCTGCTGCACGGTTTTCCGTCCGCCTCACACCAGTTCCGCCGGCTCATCGACGTGCTCGGCGCCGAATACCGGCTCGTCGCACCCGATTACCCGGGCTTCGGAAATACCGTCGCGCCAACGGATTTCGAGTACAGTTTCGACCGTCTCGCCGAGGTCGTGGACGGTTTCGTGCGGCGGCTCGGACTGTCCCGTTTCGCCATGTACGTCTTCGACTTCGGCGCACCGGTCGGGTTCCGGCTCGCGGCCCGCGACCCGGAACGGATCACCGGCCTGGTGGTGCAGAACGGAAATGCCTACGAGGCCGGATTATCCGATGGCGCACGCGAATTCATCGCGCTGCGCCCCGGCCGGGATGGCGCCGAGGACACCATCCGCGGGCTGCTCACCCTCGACGGCACCCGCGGCCAGTACGAGCACGGCGTCACCGAGACCGCCCTGTTGTCACCGGACGGCTGGACGCTGGATCAGCACTATCTCGACCTGCCGGGCCGCGTCGAGGCGCAGCTCGCGCTGGCCTTCGACTACCACTCCAACGTCGCCGCCTACCCGCGCTGGCAGTCCTGGCTGCGTCAGCACACGCCGCCCACCCTGATCGTCTGGGGCGCGAACGACCCCTTCTTCCCCGCGCCCGGCGCCCACGCCTACCTCGCCGACCTGCCCGATGCGGAACTGCACCTGTTCGACACCGGCCATTTCGCGCTCGAAACACATCTCGCCGAAATCGCCCCACTCATCGCGGATTTCCTCGACCGGCACTCCGTCCGGCCCTAG
- a CDS encoding FAD-dependent oxidoreductase yields MRVVVVGGGIGGLALGAGLRRRGFDVAVFDRDTDVAATGGYHITLDERAQTALKELVEPAIMRRLLASGSALRLRERDAFWDRRGRLLGHGPDLSGSGSVDVDRITLRLLLAEAAGDSLHLGHRVSGVGYDDHGAPRVLFTDRAPVSADLVVGADGAHSVVARHLAGGPTNSPAGIIGFSGRTLLGDLGPGEQRRLRLRSGTAIGPRAAALYIGFLDPVGNAALDAPDLRMSVTTGPTYIWGAMFPESAATDSLRDLRGDELLAALLGRFRTRGWAEHTLEVIAKADSHSVAAFRFNAASTRADDLAPWPAGRITALGDAVHATPPTAGMGAGAAIRDAASLLEHLRAATDGTTTLTDAVAHFEAGMRRRGSEVLTLAMRTVRWILATDTTFGAAATALGTPLLAAAARLRH; encoded by the coding sequence ATGCGGGTGGTCGTGGTCGGTGGCGGAATAGGCGGGCTCGCACTGGGTGCGGGATTGCGGCGCCGAGGATTCGATGTCGCGGTATTCGACCGCGATACCGATGTGGCGGCGACGGGTGGCTACCACATCACCCTCGACGAGCGGGCGCAGACCGCGCTGAAAGAACTGGTGGAACCGGCGATCATGCGGCGGCTGCTGGCATCGGGTTCGGCGCTGCGGCTGCGCGAGCGCGACGCGTTCTGGGATCGCCGCGGACGGCTGCTCGGTCACGGGCCGGATCTGAGCGGCAGCGGCAGCGTCGACGTCGACCGGATCACCCTGCGGCTGCTGCTGGCCGAAGCCGCGGGTGACAGTCTGCACCTGGGTCACCGGGTATCCGGTGTCGGGTACGACGACCATGGCGCACCCCGGGTGCTGTTCACCGACCGGGCACCGGTTTCGGCGGATCTCGTGGTGGGTGCGGACGGCGCGCACTCGGTGGTGGCCCGCCACTTGGCGGGAGGCCCGACCAACAGCCCGGCGGGCATCATTGGGTTCTCCGGCCGCACCCTTTTGGGCGACCTCGGCCCCGGCGAGCAGCGGCGGCTGCGGCTACGTTCGGGGACGGCGATCGGCCCGCGCGCGGCAGCGCTTTACATCGGCTTCCTCGACCCGGTAGGCAACGCCGCGCTCGACGCTCCGGACCTGCGAATGTCGGTCACCACCGGACCCACCTATATCTGGGGCGCCATGTTCCCCGAATCCGCGGCCACGGATTCCCTGCGTGACCTGCGCGGAGATGAGCTGCTGGCCGCGCTGCTCGGCCGGTTCCGCACACGGGGCTGGGCCGAACACACGCTCGAGGTCATCGCCAAGGCCGACTCGCACAGCGTGGCCGCGTTCCGCTTCAACGCCGCCTCCACCCGCGCCGACGATCTCGCGCCCTGGCCCGCGGGCCGGATCACCGCGCTCGGCGACGCCGTGCACGCCACACCACCCACCGCCGGAATGGGCGCGGGCGCGGCCATCCGCGACGCCGCCAGCCTGCTCGAGCACCTGCGCGCCGCCACCGACGGCACCACCACCCTCACCGACGCGGTGGCGCACTTCGAGGCGGGCATGCGTCGACGCGGCAGCGAAGTCCTCACCCTGGCCATGCGAACCGTCCGATGGATCCTGGCCACCGACACCACATTCGGCGCCGCGGCCACCGCCCTGGGCACCCCACTCCTCGCCGCGGCCGCCCGGCTGCGTCACTGA
- a CDS encoding helix-turn-helix transcriptional regulator, translating into MANTAHRALRLLSLLGSGRCWPLRELAARLGASERTVRRDIETLRLLDYPITTVHGPDGGYRLGAGHTLPPLLFDNDQALAVAVALQTAPSTVFGLGDDAARALATLHQVMPPALRASMESLRLTRLRNYWEFPAPPIDPAALTVVGTAVRRRHLLVVETLRPDGTRPEPGEPDFLPAHRVEPHHLVVWAARWYLVAYDRTDGEWQVRRVDRLHARPTTQPFRARDLPGDDLAQFVMSTHNRGDTPAPWPCTGTARLDLPAHIVARWAPGGSVVEYLDAEHCRLTLGAWSWAGVAGILATFDSELTDLHPPELVHACRRLARRWATIEDA; encoded by the coding sequence ATGGCGAATACCGCACACCGGGCGTTGCGACTGCTGTCGCTGCTGGGATCGGGACGGTGCTGGCCGCTGCGCGAGCTGGCCGCCCGGCTCGGCGCCAGCGAACGCACCGTCCGCCGCGATATCGAAACCCTGCGCCTGCTCGACTACCCGATCACCACCGTCCACGGCCCCGACGGCGGTTATCGGCTCGGCGCCGGGCACACCCTGCCGCCGCTGCTGTTCGACAACGACCAGGCCCTCGCGGTCGCGGTGGCCCTGCAGACCGCGCCGAGCACGGTATTCGGGCTCGGGGACGATGCGGCGCGGGCGCTGGCCACGCTGCATCAGGTGATGCCGCCCGCCCTGCGGGCATCGATGGAATCCCTGCGCCTGACCCGGTTGCGGAACTACTGGGAGTTCCCCGCGCCGCCCATCGATCCGGCCGCGCTGACCGTGGTCGGCACGGCGGTGCGGCGCCGTCACCTACTCGTCGTCGAGACATTGCGGCCCGACGGCACCCGCCCCGAACCCGGAGAACCCGACTTCCTGCCCGCGCATCGGGTCGAGCCGCATCACCTGGTCGTCTGGGCCGCGCGGTGGTACCTGGTCGCCTACGACCGCACCGACGGCGAATGGCAGGTGCGGCGCGTCGATCGATTGCACGCCCGCCCCACCACGCAGCCTTTCCGAGCCCGCGACCTACCCGGCGATGACCTCGCCCAGTTCGTGATGAGCACCCACAACCGCGGCGACACACCCGCTCCCTGGCCGTGTACCGGCACCGCCCGGCTCGACCTGCCCGCTCATATCGTGGCCCGCTGGGCGCCGGGCGGCTCCGTCGTGGAATATCTGGATGCCGAGCACTGTCGGCTCACGCTCGGCGCCTGGTCCTGGGCGGGTGTCGCGGGCATTCTCGCCACGTTCGATTCCGAACTCACCGACCTGCACCCGCCCGAGCTCGTCCACGCCTGCCGCCGACTGGCACGCCGATGGGCCACGATCGAGGACGCCTGA
- the rox gene encoding rifampin monooxygenase produces the protein MIDVIVVGAGPTGVMLASELRLQGVDVLVLERDAEPTKVVRALGLHARSIEILDQRGLLDRFLALGQRYPVGSSFAGIAKPAPEGLDTAHPYVLGIPQPVTDRLLTEHAVELGVEIRRGRELVGLSQDEGGVTAELADGTRMRSRYLVGCDGGRSTVRKLLGVGFPGEPTRVETLLAEVELDAPPETVRAVMTEVRKTQLRFGAGPLADGGYRVVVPAAGVAENPRVPPTLDELKQQLRATAGTDFGAHSPRWLSRFGDATRQAERYRVGRVLLAGDAAHIHPPVGGQGLNLGIQDAFNLGWKLAAEVGGRAPAGLLDTYHTERHPVAADVLDNTRAQIELMSLEPGARAVRRLLSELMDIPEVSRRLTEQITAIGVRYDLGDEHDLVGRHMRDVALKRGRLYELMRGGHGLLLDRTGLLSVAGWTDRVDHVVDSTEELDVPAALLRPDGHIAWVGDDQPELSERLSKWFGAA, from the coding sequence ATGATTGATGTGATCGTCGTCGGTGCCGGACCGACCGGGGTGATGTTGGCCAGTGAGTTGCGGTTACAGGGCGTCGATGTGCTCGTGCTGGAGCGGGACGCGGAGCCGACGAAGGTTGTCCGCGCGCTCGGCCTGCACGCGCGCAGCATCGAGATCCTGGACCAGCGCGGTCTGCTGGATCGGTTCCTCGCGCTCGGGCAGCGGTACCCGGTCGGCAGTTCCTTCGCCGGAATCGCCAAGCCCGCGCCGGAGGGGTTGGATACCGCGCATCCATATGTGCTCGGTATCCCGCAACCGGTCACCGATCGCTTGTTGACCGAGCATGCCGTCGAACTCGGGGTGGAGATCCGCCGCGGCCGTGAACTGGTTGGGCTGAGCCAGGACGAGGGCGGCGTCACCGCCGAACTGGCCGACGGCACCCGGATGCGCTCGCGCTATCTCGTCGGCTGCGACGGCGGCCGCAGTACGGTGCGCAAACTGCTCGGCGTCGGTTTCCCCGGCGAGCCGACCAGGGTGGAGACGCTGCTGGCCGAGGTGGAGCTGGACGCGCCACCGGAAACGGTGCGCGCGGTGATGACCGAGGTGCGCAAAACTCAGCTGCGGTTCGGTGCGGGTCCGCTGGCCGACGGCGGCTACCGCGTGGTCGTGCCCGCCGCCGGGGTGGCCGAGAATCCAAGGGTCCCACCGACTTTGGACGAACTCAAACAACAGCTGCGGGCGACCGCGGGCACCGACTTCGGCGCGCACTCGCCGCGCTGGCTGTCCCGCTTCGGCGATGCCACCCGGCAGGCCGAACGCTACCGGGTCGGACGGGTGCTGCTGGCCGGTGACGCGGCGCATATCCACCCGCCGGTGGGCGGGCAGGGGCTCAACCTCGGGATCCAGGACGCGTTCAACCTGGGCTGGAAGCTGGCCGCCGAGGTCGGTGGCCGGGCACCCGCCGGGCTGCTGGACACCTATCACACCGAACGCCATCCGGTGGCCGCCGACGTGCTGGACAACACCCGCGCGCAGATCGAGCTGATGTCGCTCGAACCGGGCGCGCGGGCGGTGCGCAGGCTGCTGTCGGAGCTGATGGACATCCCGGAGGTGAGCCGCCGATTGACCGAGCAGATCACCGCCATCGGGGTGCGCTACGACCTCGGCGACGAACACGACCTGGTCGGCAGGCATATGCGGGATGTGGCGTTGAAGCGGGGCCGCCTCTACGAGCTGATGCGCGGCGGACACGGGCTGCTACTCGACCGGACCGGCCTGCTCTCGGTGGCGGGCTGGACCGACCGGGTCGATCACGTCGTCGACAGCACCGAGGAACTGGATGTGCCCGCGGCGCTGCTGCGACCCGACGGTCATATCGCGTGGGTCGGTGACGATCAGCCGGAGCTGTCCGAACGTCTGTCGAAGTGGTTCGGCGCGGCCTGA
- a CDS encoding MerR family transcriptional regulator — protein MTTGPRLTIGELAAYAGVTVRAVRHYHAKGLLPEPERDHCGYRRYDAAAVLELIKIRTLAAAGVPLARVRELIQADPDEFAAAAADIDKRLRMEIRQRQRHRERIARLVAGDGLALPPEVVEFLDHLRALGIDERIVGIERDGWIPLAAHAPDRIPEWLARKRVQIADPRLVTFYRTLGRVLDGTVDDASLVELADTMAGYLTQLADEHGDDYVGDADLEPLFAELLDTQAFDAAPPARRLIELLRQRGWTGWTNIERVQAAPNHFDRRSDSSG, from the coding sequence GTGACGACCGGTCCGAGGCTGACCATCGGCGAACTCGCCGCATACGCCGGGGTGACGGTGCGCGCGGTGCGGCACTACCACGCGAAAGGCCTACTGCCGGAACCGGAACGCGACCACTGCGGATATCGCAGATACGACGCGGCCGCCGTGCTCGAGCTGATCAAGATCCGGACCCTCGCCGCGGCCGGTGTCCCGCTGGCCCGGGTGCGGGAGCTGATACAGGCCGACCCTGACGAATTCGCCGCTGCCGCAGCCGATATCGACAAACGCCTGCGGATGGAGATCCGGCAGCGGCAGCGGCACCGCGAGCGGATCGCCCGCCTCGTCGCCGGAGACGGCCTGGCGCTGCCGCCGGAGGTGGTCGAATTCCTGGACCACCTCCGGGCGCTCGGCATCGACGAACGCATCGTCGGCATCGAACGCGACGGCTGGATCCCGCTGGCCGCGCACGCACCCGACCGAATCCCGGAATGGTTGGCGCGCAAGCGAGTACAGATCGCGGACCCGCGACTCGTCACCTTCTATCGCACCCTGGGCCGGGTGCTCGACGGAACCGTCGACGATGCGAGCCTGGTCGAGTTGGCCGACACGATGGCCGGCTACCTCACCCAGCTCGCCGACGAGCACGGCGACGACTACGTCGGCGACGCCGACCTAGAGCCGCTGTTCGCCGAACTGCTCGACACACAGGCCTTCGACGCCGCCCCTCCGGCCCGCAGGCTCATCGAACTGCTCCGGCAACGCGGCTGGACCGGCTGGACCAACATCGAACGCGTTCAGGCCGCGCCGAACCACTTCGACAGACGTTCGGACAGCTCCGGCTGA
- a CDS encoding alpha/beta fold hydrolase: MTTKTDGTPDDKTMRQFTIHHDGVTIPVTRGGIGRPLVLCPGLFTTQADLAELIELLRRDFEVISFDLRGHGRSSAGDRYTFEAFLGDLGAVLARLNRDLPAPPLLAGHSLGADLIVHYAAENPTSAAELVLIDGANPVPEPFITATDLPEFRAMAQQLCRAAEPTAGTPHQVLLTAEQFVDLNLEIDAVRSTILDRYRRIDRPITMIMSASMAGDSDDRETVWRNRNWRSGVERVVRERPDIRTFRLDAGHGLPVTHATNIARIIRTAS; encoded by the coding sequence GTGACCACGAAAACCGATGGAACACCCGACGACAAGACGATGCGGCAGTTCACGATTCACCACGACGGCGTCACCATCCCGGTGACGCGCGGCGGCATCGGCAGACCGCTGGTGCTGTGCCCCGGACTGTTCACGACACAGGCCGATCTGGCCGAACTGATCGAACTGCTGCGGCGCGATTTCGAGGTCATCAGCTTCGACCTGCGCGGCCACGGCCGCAGCTCGGCCGGTGACCGGTACACCTTCGAGGCATTCCTCGGAGATCTCGGCGCGGTGCTGGCGCGGCTCAACCGCGACCTGCCCGCGCCGCCACTGCTCGCCGGCCACTCGCTGGGCGCCGACCTCATCGTGCACTACGCCGCCGAAAACCCCACCAGCGCAGCGGAACTCGTCCTCATCGATGGAGCGAATCCGGTGCCCGAACCATTCATCACCGCAACCGATCTGCCGGAATTCCGTGCGATGGCGCAGCAGCTGTGCCGCGCCGCCGAGCCCACCGCGGGCACACCGCATCAGGTGCTGCTCACCGCCGAACAGTTCGTGGACCTGAATCTGGAGATCGATGCGGTCCGTTCCACCATCCTCGACCGATACCGCCGGATCGACCGGCCGATCACCATGATCATGTCCGCCTCGATGGCCGGCGACAGCGACGACCGAGAAACGGTGTGGCGCAACCGGAACTGGCGGTCCGGCGTCGAACGAGTCGTCCGCGAGCGGCCGGATATCCGCACGTTCCGGCTCGACGCCGGGCACGGGCTGCCGGTCACCCACGCCACCAACATCGCCCGGATCATCCGGACCGCATCGTGA